In the Silurus meridionalis isolate SWU-2019-XX chromosome 6, ASM1480568v1, whole genome shotgun sequence genome, one interval contains:
- the LOC124387234 gene encoding uncharacterized protein LOC124387234 codes for MRIGKYFVALPYSNEKHNSTIHAKILKLLLYRIARRPDVGGRGRMFTPEQETHIVNMVIANNAIRLREIQQRIIDNDTIFQNIRSVSISALSRVLARHRIRMKQIYRVPFERNTEDKGRVKQLRYDYVQRVMELEADAMGHELLFVDEAGFNLSKTRRRGRNITGHRAIINVPGQRGGNITMCAAISQNGVVHHHATIGPYNTAHIIAFLDTLHDMLTVQRPEHNRYVIIWDNVSFHRAALVRNWFTDHPSFMAQFFSAWRWKVYNRHPHQQVALLQAMEEACGDIDQASCQAWIRHSRRYFPRCLGLEDIACDVDEILWPDPERRHDVG; via the exons ATGAGAATCGGTAAGTACTTTGTAGCACTGCCATACTCTAATGAGAAACACAACAGTACCATACATgcaaaaatactgaaattgtTACTTTACAGAATTGCTAGACGTCCAGATGTTGGGGGCAGAGGAAGAATGTTCACTCCAGAGCAAGAGACCCATATAGTGAACATGGTGATTGCCAATAATGCAATAAGACTGCGCGAAATACAGCAGCGCATAATTGATAATGACACCATCTTTCAAAATATACGCAGTGTAAGCATTTCTGCACTAAGTCGTGTACTTGCGCGCCACAGAATAAGAATGAAGCAAATTTACAGAGTTCCTTTtgagagaaacacagaggaCAAAGGACGTGTAAAGCAACTGCGATATGACTATGTGCAG AGAGTAATGGAACTAGAAGCAGATGCAATGGGACATGAGCTGCTTTTTGTAGATGAGGCCGGTTTTAACCTCAGTAAAACCAGGAGACGTGGCAGGAACATTACTGGACACCGTGCCATCATCAATGTCCCAGGACAACGTGGTGGTAACATAACCATGTGTGCAGCTATAAGCCAAAATGGTGTTGTTCACCATCATGCAACCATAGGCCCATacaacactgcacacattaTTGCATTCCTGGACACCTTACATGACATGCTAACTGTTCAGAGACCAGAGCATAACCGATATGTCATCATATGGGACAATGTTAGTTTCCATAGGGCTGCTTTGGTCCGCAACTGGTTTACAGACCACCCATCCTTCATGGCCCAGTTCTTCTCTGCCTGGCGCTGGAAAGTGTACAACCGTCATCCTCATCAACAGGTAGCCCTTTTACAGGCAATGGAGGAGGCATGTGGAGATATTGACCAGGCATCATGTCAGGCCTGGATACGGCATTCAAGGAGATATTTTCCCCGGTGCCTTGGACTGGAGGATATTGCATGCGATGTGGACGAAATTTTGTGGCCGGACCCAGAAAGACGGCATGATGTAGGCtga